gcacgcctttaatcccagcactcgggaggcagaggcaggcggatctctgtgagttcgaggccagcttgggctaccaagtgagctccaggaaaggcgcaaagctacacagagaaaccctgtctcgaagaaaaaaaaaaaaaaaaaaaaaaaaaaaaagccaggtattACAGACCTTCCACTCATGCGCTTAGCATCCTCACCGAAAACTGTTGAAGAAGTCTGGCTCCTTCTGCACCCAACGATTTGGATGGCATTTGTCTCCTTTGCACCTTTCAAAGAACAGTATGTTCTCTCCCATACTTGCTGAAACCTCCATTAAGGAACACTTCtagccaaaatttaaaaaaaaaaaaaatcagacccaGAAAACACTCTGAGACATGACTTACCTGCCTCTAGGGTCCTTCCTATGACATCCAGTGTGTTAAAATCTACTTCGCAGGGGGAGCTTCTGCCAATAAATGTCAGTTCGCAAACGTTTCCTGTTGAGACTTGATAGTCTGGGTCCCTCTAAACCTCTCTTCCTGTCCCAAACCTCTGCCACAGCAGGAACACTACTGACTCCTACCAGGGAAGTGGGGCTTGCACCCAGCAGCTTCTGCGGCAGCTCTCTGGATTCTCAGTCCACATCCACCCTCAACCATTTCCTAGCAACCCTTCTTGTTACAAGGCAAAATGAGACTACTGTCTCACAGCCTTATGACACTGATAAAATGAGACACACATATCAAATTAGGAATGAGACtagctttctttaaggggctACAACTATACCCTCACACAAAAAGGCACCTGCTCCTTCAGTTATGATGCTGTATCATCATCAGAAAATATCACAAGtcaaatacatatttaatttacCAAACATCCAAGCATTGTACCTAGCATGATCCACCTTTTCATGCTCAGAATAGACACTATCCCATAATGGAGCAAAATCATCTACTGCAAATTCTTTTTATAATGGACTATCAAATATTTCATGCTACTAAAAACTTGCATCTGGTGTCTTTGCAAGTGGCGTCAAAAACTCTTCAATATGCAAAATGCAAACAACTCACCACAGTGTAGAACATTTGGATCTTTTACCCAACATGCATTGTGATGCCATCTCCAGTCTGTGCAATGATCAGACTACAGATGCAAATATTGTTTGTTGTGAATGCCTTTTGCTTTAGCATCCTAACATTAACAATTTCTAAGGCAATTAAGTCAGAGATAGCCTTTTCCTGCAACCAGGGAACATGATTCCAAGAACACcagcatataaaaaaaaaacaagatggaagtCTACAGCTAGTGAATCCAGGATCATATTGGAGCATAAgatgggcacatgcacacacagaaatcagTACTGGGCGATGGTAAATGGAATCCTGGCTTTTCCAAAATGTACACAGGTAATGGGTTTCTATGCCTAGAAAATCAGGGCCCTAAGAATGTTAAGCCTCTTTGTCTTGGAGTAAAagaatgttttctcttttcttgtccctctcatttAACCTTGTTTCCATTGAGAAGCTCAGGAGGGCCAATTTGTCACATAAGCCCACACATTATTTTTTGTGGTAGAGAACAGATTTTTAATCATCAAATGTCTATTTGCAATAAAAGGACTCAGTACTACTGATCCAGAGAAGTGATTTCAGTTTTGAGTCCTGTGGACTACATATCTTGAGTGAAGCCTTGATGGGCTGGCATCTCTAGCAAAAAGAGATGGTGAATGGACTATCATGCTACAGGGTGCAGACATCCCAGCACTGGTTGGACACACAAGAACTGCTTCGTAAAGAATGTCATGCACATGGCAAGAAGATCCATGGATCTCCTGAGATCGTATTTTCAAATACGTCCGACTCTGTTACTTAGACCGTCTatatttgtctgcatatatgttctAATTTGTTGAATAAGTGTAAACAATGTAAAAATGTTCAAGAGCCTGCCCTCTGTAGGAGGGATGCAGAACGCAGGATGAAGGGAGTAAAACAAGGTCTACTGAAGAAATAAGAGGCACCAGCGACCCCAGTGTGCTGTGTCTATAAGAAACCATCTAAAATTTTCCTAGAGGCAAACACCAAGCATGTGCAAGCACCTCCAACAAGGATGCATCCTTTGAGGTTCTTATGCACCTGCCACAGCCCTTACAGAATGTTCCCCAGCCCTGGTTTACTCTTGCCCCTCCCCCGCTTCAGAATGTTAATGCCACATTCTGGAGCTGTTTACTTTCAAACTTTTCTCAGCTGTGGCTGGCTCTCTTGAGCATCCATCACATATTGGCGACTCTCAGTGTGATTTATCTGAGTTTTCTCACCATGGATCCTAGCAGACAGGCATGGTTACTGTCCAAGCCTGTAGGGATAGCTTCAGAAGGTAAGCCTGGAGTATCAGGGTATGGGACCTGACTCCCTGCCATGGGCAATTTAAATCTGATGCTATCAATGACTGACTGGAccaggggaggggatgggagacaGCTCTGGACTTCGGCAAGGACATCTCACCTCGGAGACTGACAAAGCTTATGGCAGGGTGAACAGAGTCCATGGTGGAACTGAGTTGCCACAAGGAAACACACTGGATCAGGAGATACGATGAGAGGCCCCAGACTGGCTCCTCCTGTGTGGCAGGCAGGTCTCCTGAGCACAGGTCATAGGTGTGGTGGGATGGTTCACTGTGGTGGCCCAGGGAAGGCTCATGGGCAACAGCTGAGCTCTGGGTCATTTCTCTAGGCTGCTGGAACTTGTGCTATGAAATTATGGATCCCAGGAATTTAACTGGGCCACCTTAGACCTTGGGAGGACAGTGTAGACTAGGCAGGAAACAGCTCAGTGGGGTCTTCTCTGCGAGGATGGAGGTTATTTCATCAACTGGCAGCCCAGAGTCCCTCATGCCTTACGACTGATGGAAGGCTTCTCCTTCACCAGGTAGTTGATGTTTTTGATTCTTCTGAAGGAGAGCAGTTAGGAAATATCAACTAACAAAGGAATGGGTGTCTGTTCTTAATTTTCAgacctactttttaaaatatcagtttaGAGGTATTGTCTTGGGACTATCTGTGCAGTTCCCTTAGCTCATCATGTAACTGTAATGGGAAGTCTCTCTTCCCTGACATGGAGTGCTGTTGGTTTGGGTGGGTTCTGAGGTGGCTGGGTCCTTTTCCAGGGGCTTTAGAGAGAAGCGTGTGTCTTGGAACATGTTCTGTGTTACTGTTAAGCAGAGCTAGAATGGTTGTTCTGGGTTTTTGGACTTGGCTCTCTTTGAGGGGGCCCTCATGAGTTCCTGCTTGAACagcaatgagctccagggaatTATGTCTCACTTGGCACCCTTATATTGGTGGGAGCTCACAAGAAAAGGACCAcatgtggttttcatttcatGGCTAATTGTGACAATGCCAGTAGCTGTGGTAATCCCCAGAAACCTCCAGACAGTCCCTCCACTCACCTTTCTCTGGCCCTTTACAGCCTTCCACAGCCACTACCAGGCTTGCAAGGACAGGGTGTAAGGGAACTGCATGGCTGTCTTACACACATCAGTGCTGTGGGAACAGCTCCCAACCATGGTGGGAACCAGTGACCATGGCACTAGGGCAATGTGGGGCTGCCAGAATCCATTGCTGTTTCCTGTGGGAGGCATTAGGAGAGGGAGCAGGAGCATGCTACAAGGTCACCTCCAGAATTCCGGGGTGCCGGCTTGGAGGATTGCGCAGAgatgtttttggtttgttgtgcTGGACTAGAAAGGAAGGGAGGTTTGAGAGTGTGGGAGGAACACTCAGAAGGGGATGAGGTCAATATCTGAAACCGGCCACCTTCACAGAGGCCCTTCTAGAGACAGGCCCTCATTGGTGGTGCCTTGCCTCCTGTGAGCATAATCACTGGGATGGTGGTCCAGACCAAATCGAAGTGATCCATCTCTGGGAAGAGAGCTAGAACACTGATGAGTTTTCTGCCAGGGATTCCAGAAAAAGCCTCTCAGAGGTGGGAAAGCTAAGGGCTCCTCTGCACAGACAGGGATCAGGGGATCCTGGTGGATGGAGAGGAAGATCCCTGCCGGAACAGTGCTCAGCCAGATGAGCCCAGCACAGAATTCCCCCAGGGAACTCTGCAAACAGTACAGTCTCCTCTTCCCCATGACCCTCTCCCAATTTCCACTACCAGGACCACAGAGTCACCCTCCTGTGCCCTTTCCCTCTTCCATCCACTCTCTCCTTTATCTTCACAGCATCTTCATTGGGACAGAACATGGCTGTGAACCCCGGTGCATCCATGCCTACATTTGCTACCCTGCCTGTTCTCCCACCTGCCCCCCAACCAGCACCCCAGTTATTCTGGGAGCCTCCAGCACCCCTCATGACTGCAGGCATCTCTCCCAGGAATCCTCTAGTGCTGTCTGCCTTGCCTGGGATGTCTTTGGTGGCAGAAAATGGAAGCACTGCCCTGGGGACAGCTGTACCTCTGAACATTGTACAGGTTGGGACACCAGGCAGGCCTGTCCAGCCTGTGCACAATGCCAACATTGTCCTCACTCAGGTGCCCCTCAACTATAATGTCCCCGGGACCCAGGGTGGTGGTATGGGGCACCCTGCTTCACTCATCATGACAACACCTGCCGCAAACACCTTCATAAATGCTCGGATTGCTTCAGCCGTCCAGCCTCAAGAAGGAACGTGGGTCCTGGGCCCTCATCCCCCGACCACACAGCCAGTCGTCCCGCTGGTTCCTGTCAGGTCCCCAGTGAACTCAGCACCACCCACAAAAGGAGCATATGGGGAGAGTGGTCCAGCCAATGTCCAAACCAACTCCCCAGAAAACTACTTGTCCAAACCAGACAGCGTCTATGGGAACTTCCGGCGCTGGCAGCATATCAAGACTCTGGTCCAGCGGCACCTGTCCCAGACTCCTGACGTGGCAGCTTTCTCCTGCTTCCTCATGTGAGTGTCACCTGTGCCTGGAAGGTCCTACTGGGGCTTCAACATGATGAGTGTGAGGTACACAAGGAAGGAGCTGAAGGTGATGGGGCCACTCCAGAGGGTCACACGCTGAGGAACAGCAATGTCACACTAGGGATTCTGGAGTCCCAGGAGCTAGGATTTGGATTTAGGCCTTTCACTCCATTTGGTATTTCTTCTCCTTAATGTTTTACCTTCTAGCATTGACATTAGTGTTTGGTGTTGGGGATGGGGAAGAGGGCCAGACTCCAGAAAGACCTGCACATTTGTCCCCACTCCATTGTTCTGGGGAATGTCCCTTAGGCCAGCAGGCTCCAGACCTGCACTGGGGAAATCTTTTGTCTCTTTGCACCATTGCCCCAGTCATTAACCCTGGGTTCCAGATCATTCTGTGCATTTTGTCAGTCAGCTCAGCCTCATGACCAGGTAGACTAAGAAGACTCAAACCACAGACACTGTATTTTCACAGTTCTGGACACTGGAGACCCAGACAGGACTTTGAAGGGTCAGTTCTGATGAAGTGTCCTTGGCTGTCTCACGGGACTCAAAGAAAATTTGGGGGATCTCGTCTTCCTTCCAAGAAGAGAACTACCCCATTCTGGGAGCCCCGCATCATGACCTAAGCCTGGCTACCACACTGGGTCCCATTTCCAGTGACTTTCACTTTGACTTTGTCACCCACACTTCCATGTTGGGAGCCTAAACCTCACTCATTCTTCCACACAGAGTGGTAGAAGGAGAATTCACGTGGCATCCAGGGAAACAGACATAGATCTTTGTGTTGATGTTTGCTGCATGGTTAGGCATTCCTCCCAGAGGCTGACTTTACACTGGCACAGGATACAGATGCATCTTGGGTTGGGTCTGCTGGGTCTGGAGTTGAGTGGTTCTAATGAATTACAGTCCGGTGCTTCGGTCCCTGGCCCGGAGGAAGCCCACCATGAATGTGGAGGAGGGCCTGTGGAGGGGTCTGCAGGAATGGCAGTGCACAAGCAATTATGACCGGATGATCTTCTTTGAGATGGCGGAAAAGTGAGTCAAGGGAGTCTTGAAGCAGGGTGTGTGGGGAGCTGTTAAACATGGATGGGTCTGTTGAGGCAGGAGTTTTAAGGAGGGTATGTGTTGTGGGTAGTGCTCAGTTGGAGCTAGGTCTAGTGAGTTGTTACCTACACTCTGCTGAGAGAATCCTAACACTTGGGCCCCTGGTGGCAATCTTGGTGTCCAGGATGCTGTTTTCACTTCCTGGAGTGCTGGGCTATCTGCCCCATGGTCCCAGCAGCTCTGACCTCATTAATCATGAATCTAGCAGGGTCAGGGTGGGAGAAGTGGCCTATCCCAGCCCCATGGGGTCTCCTCCAACACTGGGGGTTGTGCAAAGCAAACATGCTCCACAAGTCTTAGGCCAACTACCTGGCATGGAGCCACTGCTTTTCGACAGTAGAACCCACTGCATCTCAAGAGAGTGGCCTCAGTTGTATCCTTATGTACCTGGAGTGGATATGAACGGAAGCATgcagagaggagagaagcccCTTCCACACTCTGAGGACATGTCTGGTCTCTCTGCCTTTGCTCCATGTGATGCTGCTGTGCACACAAGCCAACAAAAGCTCCCAGAGGGAAGCAGCCACGGCTCTCAGCttcctttctacttcctcttgGCATCTCCTGGGCCCTTCTCTCCCAGGTCGTCCCAGCTCTCCCAATCTCAGCTTCGGCATCTCGGGATCTGGTCCAAGATCCCTGGTGTGCTCCATCAGTCACATCCCTGACCAGCTTGTCAGTCAGCTCTTCTGTGTGGCTCTAGGCAAGGTCAAGATAGGCCTTAAGGAGGAGTCACATGAAAGCCCTACTTGGGCCACCTCAAACTGATTGGATTCCTGGCAAATATCAAGGGATATAGTGTGCCCCAGAGCTGTGGTTATGTTCCAAGATCAGCAACTTCATGGGAGTGTACCAGACCACCCAAGACCCTGTACACATGATCACCTTTAGTAATCTCCTGTGCTGGGCCCTGGCCTCCCTCATCCCTAGGTTCACAGAATTCGAAAGTGCAGAAGAGATGGAGAATTCAAGGCTGGAGATGGAGAATTCAAGGCTGGAGATGATGAGAGGTGTCCAGTGCCAAGTTCTTACAACCACAACAAGGCAAGATCCTCCAAGGCCCCCAGCTCCTGAGTTGGTTGAGGAACCAGGTAGGGCTCACATACCTTTAGGTCTCTATGCAGAAGTCAAATCAGTCAAAATAGACTTTTGCCCTACATGTGGGCTTCTTCCTTCAGGGCGGGGCATTTGCTATGCAGCCTGGAGTCCCTTGCAGCTCTTAGTCTTGAACTGGAGAATCATTGAACTGGCCATGATCATTGCTCCTTAAGGACTCAAACACCATGTGATCAGGCACTGTGTTTGGAGAGAACCTGAAACTTTGGGGGCTCCAAATGTTCTCCCATATGACTGTCCGAGGCATATCACCCTTTGCAATGTTCTCTCTCACAGATGTTTAGAGAAACCTGTGTTGGCTTACCCTAGGCCACTGCAGTTCCCCTGAACTATGCTCTGCATGGCATGGCTGGAGCTGAACCCCatccatgtatcatcatgctcttCTATCTCCTAGTGTGCCGCTCCATGAAGGCTGTCCCCAAGACTGACCCTGCCCCCCTCCCAGTACTCAGACACCAGCAGTTACAAAAGACTGAGCCTCCCATGGAAATTCCACCTGAAGCTGT
This sequence is a window from Peromyscus eremicus chromosome 5, PerEre_H2_v1, whole genome shotgun sequence. Protein-coding genes within it:
- the LOC131910315 gene encoding NUT family member 2-like, whose translation is MHLPQPLQNVPQPWFTLAPPPLQNVNATFWSCLLSNFSQLWLALLSIHHILATLSVIYLSFLTMDPSRQAWLLSKPVGIASEASSLGQNMAVNPGASMPTFATLPVLPPAPQPAPQLFWEPPAPLMTAGISPRNPLVLSALPGMSLVAENGSTALGTAVPLNIVQVGTPGRPVQPVHNANIVLTQVPLNYNVPGTQGGGMGHPASLIMTTPAANTFINARIASAVQPQEGTWVLGPHPPTTQPVVPLVPVRSPVNSAPPTKGAYGESGPANVQTNSPENYLSKPDSVYGNFRRWQHIKTLVQRHLSQTPDVAAFSCFLIPVLRSLARRKPTMNVEEGLWRGLQEWQCTSNYDRMIFFEMAEKFTEFESAEEMENSRLEMENSRLEMMRGVQCQVLTTTTRQDPPRPPAPELVEEPVCRSMKAVPKTDPAPLPVLRHQQLQKTEPPMEIPPEAVQEYMNIMDWLERLPQSFTGEPKEEEEESIGPEQEEDDLYSDTGLLDYIDELCSQKQFVEQVEAIINPQFVAEILSSKPEMDILALMKELEYEEELTVKQLLEKHLALKKGGCKRAPLNPGAPQILANASVLTDCQGAKRDDHSPQRGASAQKCSSQMASSDHQCPGATNAEMWGARPTVLPSSQCLPSVVDIGSTVIPCGREAHPPNLGSRCAVSLRGVSATEEPYDSLGRAAEDKEELPSLAFLLCSQYRLVPWKLAGHLCPYAGLSDSDSIPKPSSPKIRGLSPDASPIAKSKKRALIGGSTPMAKRSNSGPGYAMFEGPFPALELAHPLQAQKRKYESLGTRKRKRKKRH